The sequence below is a genomic window from Dyadobacter chenwenxiniae.
TTTTCTTTTTTGGCTTTCGCTTATTTACAAGCCTGAACAGGTTATTATTTGCTTGTTCAGGCGTTTGATCACCCAGTAAAATCCCCCACGGTTTGAGCCCGTCAATGCGATCAAAAACCACTTTCAGCATGGCGATCGCCGGAATCGAAAGGAACATTCCTGACAAACCAGCCAATGCGCCGCCAACAAGCACGCCGACGATTGAAGCCAATGCGTTGATCTTCACTTTGGAACCCACTATAAGCGGCACCAGGAAGTTGTTGTCAATAAACTGAACCGCAATAAATACGCCTACGACGCCCAGTAATGTATGGGCATCGGGATGGCTAATGAACGTTACCATTACCGCCAGGGCCGTTGCCACAAGTCCGCCAATGTAGGGAATAAGGTTAAGGATAGCAGCCATAATGCCCAGCAGCATCGCATATTGAACATTAAGCAACAGTAATCCAACGGAATTCAGCACCGCAACAACCGTCGTTTCCAAAAGCAAGCCCACCATGTAACTTTGAATGATGGATTTGATTTCTCCCAAAATTTCAAGCACCCGCGGCTTATGCTCTTCCGCAAAGAGAACGACCATAAAATGCAGCAGCATGGTCCGGTAATAAAGGAGTAGAAATGCGTAAATAGGGATAAGGATCAATGTTGCCAATGGTCCTGTGACAACGCCTAGCGTCTCGGCACCCTGGAAATTTTCGAGCGTTTTCGTCTGGGCGTTTTTAAGATATTCGGCCTGCTTGCTATAACTGACGCTATATTCCCGCCGGATCCACCGCCGCGCATCGCGATAAAACTCATTAATGTTGCGTTTCAGCTTAGGCCACTCATCCGAAAAATCCGAAAGTTGCATCGAGAGCAGGATTGCGACGCCTGAGACAATCACAACCGCCAGGAGCACCGCCAGCGTGATTGCCAGCACCTTATGCATCCCCATCCGGGTAAACCAAGCCTCCACCGGCCTCAGCAAAACTGCAATCAATCCAGCCATCGCCAGCGGGACAATAATGTCCTGCCCCAGGTAAATCCCCAGCATGACCAGGCCAATTGCCAGGAGGGAATAGGTGAATTTTTGGTGGAACGGGGCGGGGGTTATAGGTAAAGACAATGTGTTTAGTTTAGATTTTCTAAATAATTTTTAAAAATATTAATTTTCTTGTAAGTTTGATTTGAAACACACTATCATATAATGGTAATACTTAGCTATAAAGCTATAAGAGAATTTGGGAAAAAGCATCACGATTCGGAAGAAGCTTTAGGGAGCTGGTATAAGATTGTGGAGCGATCGAATTGGGCTCATTTTCATGATGTAAAGCAAGTCTTTAATTCCGTCGATTCGGTTGGCAATGACCGATATGTTTTTAATATTAAAGGGAATAAATACAGGCTGGTAGCACTCATAAACTTTAACGTCAGAACCCTTTATATTCTCTTTATTGGTACGCACGCTGAATATGACCTGATAGACGCATCGCTTATCAAATTTAAATAGAAGAACATGGAACTTGAAGAGATAAAAAGTGAACGGGAATATGACCGTATCATGGAAGAGATACTGGACATAATGAATAAAGGGGAGGCTAACCTCTCCTCGGAAGAATCAGAAAAACTCCGTACAATGGCCCTCGTGGCGCAGTCTTATGAAAAAAAGCATTATTATGTTGAGCCGCCAAGGACTTTTCAGGGAATGATTGAGTTGCGGATGTATGAGCTGAAATTAAAACAGAAGGATCTTGCTACCAAACTGGGTGTAAGTAATGCAAAACTGTCGCTAATCCTGAGCGGAAAGCAGCGGCCGGATGTTCCCTTCATAAAGGCAGTGCATACGGAGCTAAATATCCCTGCGGATTTTATTTTACACCATATTTAAGTCGGAAATTTCTAAACAAGCTGCTTCCGCATAAACACGCTGTGACCAATTTCCTGGTTCAGGCCGGGTTTTTCGTAATTGAAGTAGCCTAGTTTGTGATACATGGCGATTGCTTCGGGCTGGCCGGTTCCGGTTTCCAGGACCGCGTTGCGGAAGCCGAGCTCTATTGCCCAATGTTCTAATTTCCTGACCATGGAAGAGGCGATGCCTTTGCCCCTGAATGCAGGAGTTACAAACATGCGCTTCAACTCGATTGTGTTTTCATCGTAAATTTTGAAGCATCCGCAGCCTATTACGGTGTCATTGTCATAAGCCAAAATCACAGTTGGCAGATTCGTGATGAGGTTATATTCTTCGTAATCAGCCTTATTGGTGTTGTAAATAGCGCAAAGTTCGTCGTCGAGCTGGTCGGTTAGCTTTTTGAAATCCGGATTTTCGCTGTTTGTTCTGATCATCGTTGGTGTCTCGGTATATGAATTGCGAAATTAGGCGATAAGCACATGACTAGCAGCTTATGGTTTATCAAGCTTATTCAAAAAGTCATTTGCGTGCTTTAAATGTGCTTGCTTCTTAGTTTCGTCCATATTGTCGAATGTCCTGATTAACATGCCTAGTCTCGGATTTTTCAGGAAAAATTGGCGGTTTTTATCCATAAATCGCCAGAACAACCCGTCCCATATTTGCTGCCAATCGCCTTTGGGGAAATCGCTCATTTTCATCAGGTAATTACTGCCGCTAATGTAAGGTTTGGTTGCCATGAGGCCGCCGTCAGCAAACTGGCTCATGCCGTAAACATTAGGAACCATCACCCAATCGTAAGCATCGATAAAAAGCTCCATAAACCAGCGATAGACGTCGTCCGGGTCGAATTCACATAATAGCATGAAGTTTCCAATGACCATCAACCGCTCAATATGATGGCAATAACCAATGTCAAGCACCTTTTTGATGACGATATCGACAGGTTCAATGCCCGTTGTCCCGTTCCAGAATGACTCAGGAATCCTCCTGGTAAAGCCCCAGTAATTGCGCGTCCGTTCTTTGCTTCCTTTGAATTCGTAAACACCGTGAATGAACTCGCGCCAGCCAATCACCTGCCGGACGAAACCTTCGACAGAATTGAGTGGAATATCATGTTTTCGTGCGAAGCGCAGCGTCTCGTTAATGACTTTTTTGGGTGTCAGTAAGCCCGTATTTAGCATGGGCGTCAGTACGCTATGGTGCAGAAAATGCTCTGAAATGACCATTGCATCCTCGTATTTCCCAAATTCTTCGAAGCGTTTAGCCATAAACTGATCCAGCCAGGCATCGCTTTCTTTGAAGCTTATAGGGAACCGGATTGTGTCCGGAACATTGCCATAATTGTTTGAATAATGTTTTTCAACATAACTTTTTGCT
It includes:
- a CDS encoding AI-2E family transporter, with amino-acid sequence MSLPITPAPFHQKFTYSLLAIGLVMLGIYLGQDIIVPLAMAGLIAVLLRPVEAWFTRMGMHKVLAITLAVLLAVVIVSGVAILLSMQLSDFSDEWPKLKRNINEFYRDARRWIRREYSVSYSKQAEYLKNAQTKTLENFQGAETLGVVTGPLATLILIPIYAFLLLYYRTMLLHFMVVLFAEEHKPRVLEILGEIKSIIQSYMVGLLLETTVVAVLNSVGLLLLNVQYAMLLGIMAAILNLIPYIGGLVATALAVMVTFISHPDAHTLLGVVGVFIAVQFIDNNFLVPLIVGSKVKINALASIVGVLVGGALAGLSGMFLSIPAIAMLKVVFDRIDGLKPWGILLGDQTPEQANNNLFRLVNKRKPKKKTDEDV
- a CDS encoding type II toxin-antitoxin system HigB family toxin, translating into MVILSYKAIREFGKKHHDSEEALGSWYKIVERSNWAHFHDVKQVFNSVDSVGNDRYVFNIKGNKYRLVALINFNVRTLYILFIGTHAEYDLIDASLIKFK
- a CDS encoding helix-turn-helix domain-containing protein gives rise to the protein MELEEIKSEREYDRIMEEILDIMNKGEANLSSEESEKLRTMALVAQSYEKKHYYVEPPRTFQGMIELRMYELKLKQKDLATKLGVSNAKLSLILSGKQRPDVPFIKAVHTELNIPADFILHHI
- a CDS encoding GNAT family N-acetyltransferase; amino-acid sequence: MIRTNSENPDFKKLTDQLDDELCAIYNTNKADYEEYNLITNLPTVILAYDNDTVIGCGCFKIYDENTIELKRMFVTPAFRGKGIASSMVRKLEHWAIELGFRNAVLETGTGQPEAIAMYHKLGYFNYEKPGLNQEIGHSVFMRKQLV
- a CDS encoding cryptochrome/photolyase family protein, which translates into the protein MKSITLIFPHQLFEKHPALAPEREVFLVEEDLFFNQYSFHKHKLVFHRAAMQAYKSYLEGEKLNVHYIEAQNALADVRKLVPMLKSKGVEEILYADVTDNWLQNRLSTEAKKNQIELISFETPMFINSKKDLEMYFMNKKRYFQADFYTAQRKKYKILIDEAGDPEGGKWSFDIENRLKFPKKQKPPAIEFPAETDHYSEAKSYVEKHYSNNYGNVPDTIRFPISFKESDAWLDQFMAKRFEEFGKYEDAMVISEHFLHHSVLTPMLNTGLLTPKKVINETLRFARKHDIPLNSVEGFVRQVIGWREFIHGVYEFKGSKERTRNYWGFTRRIPESFWNGTTGIEPVDIVIKKVLDIGYCHHIERLMVIGNFMLLCEFDPDDVYRWFMELFIDAYDWVMVPNVYGMSQFADGGLMATKPYISGSNYLMKMSDFPKGDWQQIWDGLFWRFMDKNRQFFLKNPRLGMLIRTFDNMDETKKQAHLKHANDFLNKLDKP